The DNA window TAGGAGGAATTTTCAATTAATCCATCTTTATTCTGGCGTTCAAAATACCACAGGATATGGGCTGGAATCAGCATCAACAGGCTAATAATCCCAAATAACCTGAGCAGGTTTGGATCAAGCAAACGTTCTGCGATCTCTTGCTCGACGGGTCTAAATTGTTCCGATGGGGCACGCACCATAATTTGCAACCCCTCGGCAAGAATGGGATGGGAAAAGTCGAACTCCTTTTCTCGCTGGCTGGTGATAGCGATCGCCATAACTCCCAGGTCAGCCTGTCCTAAACGGATAGCATTCAGGATTTCAGGCACATCTGGATAGGTTTTTAGCACTGCCTGTCGTTGAATTTGGGCAAGAATTTGGCGACCCATATCAACACTAAATCCAACCATCTGTCCATTTTCCTGAAACATGTCGGGTTTAATTAACCGGATTGCAACCCGCAATGCTTGAGGGCGATTGGGCGTGAGGGCGGGTTTGGGGGAGGGGGATGATGGGGCAGTTGGAGTAGACAACGGAGCCTGGGAATGGGCAGGTAAAGCAGCCAGCAAGACAATAGCGATCGCACCTCCTGTAATTCTCTGTCCAAAGTTGGCACGGGATGGAGCGCGATTGTAGATGCTGCTGAGTTGCGGGCGTTCATTCTTCCTGCTTAAGCCGGAATTAAGACAACGCTTTGCAGTCAAAATCCACCAGGGTGAAACATTCATTGCCAGATTAATC is part of the Kovacikia minuta CCNUW1 genome and encodes:
- a CDS encoding transporter substrate-binding domain-containing protein, producing the protein MNVSPWWILTAKRCLNSGLSRKNERPQLSSIYNRAPSRANFGQRITGGAIAIVLLAALPAHSQAPLSTPTAPSSPSPKPALTPNRPQALRVAIRLIKPDMFQENGQMVGFSVDMGRQILAQIQRQAVLKTYPDVPEILNAIRLGQADLGVMAIAITSQREKEFDFSHPILAEGLQIMVRAPSEQFRPVEQEIAERLLDPNLLRLFGIISLLMLIPAHILWYFERQNKDGLIENSSYIPGIFQALWWTILALIGQDVTMPRGSLGKLVGLFWFFIGIVFVAYFTAAITAELTVQELQGNIRQLRDLQNRPVAIITDSTILGYLQKQYISEVTEFPEPEQAYQALLDGKVDAFIAPAPLLLYYASQENKGKVRIVGTPFREQFYAIVMPKNSPYRKPINQAILTLKENGTYQAIYQKWFGVNLQE